The following proteins are co-located in the Candidatus Accumulibacter cognatus genome:
- the pdxH gene encoding pyridoxamine 5'-phosphate oxidase — protein sequence MTKLADLRKSYERAELSEDASLADPLKQFEKWISEAISAQVPEPNAMTLATVDSRLRPSTRVVLIKGYDEKGITWFTNYDSRKGRELAANPWAALQFHWVDLERVVRIEGCVEKVSAAESDAYFASRPLDSRIGAWASPQSQVIASRSVLVGNAARYGAKFLLHPPRPPHWGGYRLRPDTWEFWQGRKSRLHDRLRYRLNSDQQWVRERLAP from the coding sequence ATGACCAAGCTCGCCGACCTCCGCAAAAGCTACGAACGCGCCGAACTCAGTGAGGACGCGTCACTCGCCGACCCCCTCAAACAGTTCGAGAAATGGATCAGCGAAGCGATCAGCGCGCAAGTCCCCGAACCCAACGCCATGACCCTGGCGACGGTAGACAGCCGCCTGCGCCCGTCGACCCGCGTGGTGCTGATCAAGGGCTATGACGAAAAGGGCATCACCTGGTTCACCAACTACGATAGTCGCAAGGGTCGCGAACTCGCTGCCAACCCCTGGGCAGCGCTGCAGTTTCATTGGGTCGACCTGGAGCGGGTGGTGCGCATCGAGGGTTGCGTCGAAAAAGTGAGTGCCGCCGAAAGCGATGCGTACTTCGCCAGCCGCCCACTCGATTCGCGCATCGGCGCCTGGGCGAGTCCGCAGAGCCAGGTGATTGCCAGCCGCAGCGTCCTCGTCGGCAATGCCGCCCGCTATGGCGCAAAGTTCCTGCTGCACCCGCCCCGTCCACCGCACTGGGGCGGCTACCGGCTGCGTCCCGATACCTGGGAATTCTGGCAGGGCAGAAAGAGCCGTCTGCACGACCGTCTTCGCTACCGACTGAACAGCGATCAGCAATGGGTTCGCGAACGCCTGGCGCCGTGA
- a CDS encoding ISAs1 family transposase — protein MPELLTTLALEGCLVTIDAMGTQPNIAQAIRDRGADYVLAVKDNQPTLAGSIRDFVSAFDAAPERTPHRFHQVVEKDHGRLEGRRCHVFDQLDCLHAPERWPDLKSFAMITSERTIGGKTSVERRVYLSSLAPDAERMNRVVRQHWRVENSLHWCMDVVFRDDQARTRTDHAAHNLAVLRQWVLNLLRTAPVKRKGGLQVQRLIAATSDSFRAQILGLV, from the coding sequence ATTCCGGAACTGCTGACCACCCTGGCACTGGAAGGCTGCCTCGTCACGATTGACGCGATGGGGACGCAGCCCAACATCGCACAGGCCATTCGTGATCGCGGAGCCGACTATGTGCTGGCGGTCAAGGACAATCAGCCCACCCTGGCCGGGTCGATCCGGGATTTCGTCAGCGCCTTCGACGCCGCGCCGGAGCGGACCCCGCACCGGTTTCACCAAGTCGTCGAGAAGGACCATGGCCGTCTGGAGGGGCGGCGTTGCCACGTCTTCGACCAGCTCGACTGCCTGCATGCGCCGGAACGCTGGCCAGACCTGAAATCCTTCGCGATGATCACCAGCGAGCGGACGATCGGTGGCAAGACCTCCGTCGAACGTCGCGTTTATCTCAGCAGCCTCGCTCCGGACGCTGAACGAATGAACCGCGTCGTTCGCCAGCACTGGCGTGTCGAGAACAGTCTGCACTGGTGCATGGATGTCGTCTTCCGCGATGATCAGGCGCGCACGCGTACCGATCATGCTGCCCACAACCTTGCGGTCCTGCGCCAGTGGGTCCTCAACCTCCTGCGCACCGCGCCCGTGAAACGCAAAGGCGGCCTTCAGGTGCAGCGCCTCATCGCCGCGACTTCCGACAGCTTCCGGGCGCAAATCTTGGGGCTTGTATAA
- a CDS encoding IS3 family transposase (programmed frameshift), with the protein MTRRTRRNHTPAFKAQVSLAALKSDKTLAELAQQYDLHPNQITDWKRQLTERAVQVFGDTGSPTNSDPDLTKLHAKIGQLTLENGFFRTCAHQGGPAERKTMIDRNHKLPVSHQCPLLGLARSTAYYTPREVSAEDLALMRRIDELHLDHPFAGARMLRDLLRPEGFEAGRKYIGTLMARMGIEALYRKPHTSRRQRGDEIHPYLLRGLAIERPNQAWAADITYIPMRRGFLYLFAVIDGFSRRVLAWRLSNTLTTDFCLDAVREAIHRHGCPEIFNTDQGGQFTSGEFTGLLKAHDIRISMDGKGSWRDNVFVERLWKSVKYEEGYLKAYDNVADAKANLATYLRFYNERRPHRSLEGKMPDVAYFVALASATPGAA; encoded by the exons ATGACAAGAAGGACGAGACGGAACCACACACCGGCATTCAAGGCACAAGTGTCCCTGGCGGCGCTGAAGAGCGACAAGACGCTAGCGGAGCTGGCGCAGCAGTATGACCTTCACCCGAATCAGATCACGGACTGGAAGCGGCAACTGACGGAGCGTGCGGTGCAGGTTTTTGGGGACACCGGCAGCCCGACGAACAGCGATCCTGACCTGACGAAGCTGCACGCCAAGATCGGCCAGTTGACGCTGGAAAACG GATTTTTTAGAACATGCGCTCACCAAGGCGGGCCTGCTGAGCGCAAGACGATGATTGACCGCAACCACAAGCTCCCCGTATCGCATCAGTGTCCCCTGCTGGGGCTGGCGCGTTCGACCGCCTACTACACGCCCCGCGAGGTCTCAGCGGAGGACTTGGCGCTGATGCGCCGGATAGACGAGTTACATCTTGATCACCCGTTCGCCGGCGCCCGCATGTTGCGCGATCTACTCCGCCCCGAGGGCTTCGAGGCCGGGCGCAAGTACATCGGCACCCTGATGGCGCGCATGGGGATCGAAGCCCTCTATCGGAAGCCCCACACCTCTCGTCGGCAGCGGGGGGATGAAATCCATCCCTACCTCCTGCGCGGCCTCGCGATCGAGCGGCCCAATCAAGCGTGGGCGGCGGACATCACCTACATCCCGATGCGCCGAGGCTTTCTCTACCTGTTCGCCGTGATCGACGGGTTCTCGCGGCGGGTCCTTGCCTGGCGGCTTTCCAACACCTTGACGACCGACTTCTGTCTGGACGCGGTGCGGGAAGCCATCCACCGCCACGGCTGCCCGGAGATCTTCAACACTGATCAGGGTGGCCAATTCACCAGCGGCGAATTCACCGGTTTGCTCAAGGCGCACGACATCCGGATCAGTATGGACGGCAAGGGGTCCTGGCGGGACAACGTCTTCGTCGAGCGCCTGTGGAAAAGCGTCAAGTACGAAGAGGGGTATCTCAAGGCCTATGACAACGTCGCCGATGCGAAAGCCAACCTGGCCACGTATCTGCGTTTCTACAACGAGCGACGACCGCATCGTTCCCTGGAGGGCAAGATGCCGGACGTTGCCTACTTCGTGGCGCTCGCGTCGGCAACCCCAGGAGCGGCGTAA
- the tsaA gene encoding tRNA (N6-threonylcarbamoyladenosine(37)-N6)-methyltransferase TrmO has translation MVVTSTCSLPLRQPLQAVWFRLRRLRGRSVADITLSPIGYLATPFRERFGIPRQPRLAPHARGQLRLLRPYDREEAVRGLAAFSHVWLSFVFHHCSGDWHPTVRPPRLGGNQRVGVFASRSPFRPNPLGLSLVELLSIETRTGVVLTFGGVDLLDGTPVLDIKPYLPFVESEPAARSGFVEGPPPQLAVDFSRQAAMQLCQHESRWPDLAALLCEVLAQDPRPAYASDPLRRYGLRLYDLEVKWRCTGMRAVVEEIVPAVAD, from the coding sequence ATGGTCGTCACCTCCACTTGCTCTCTTCCGTTACGACAACCACTTCAAGCTGTTTGGTTCCGGCTTCGCCGGCTTAGGGGAAGGTCGGTGGCTGACATCACCTTGTCGCCGATCGGCTATCTGGCGACGCCATTTCGGGAGCGCTTCGGCATTCCTCGTCAGCCGCGCCTGGCACCGCATGCACGCGGCCAACTGCGCCTGCTGCGACCTTATGACCGGGAGGAAGCGGTGCGTGGCCTGGCGGCCTTCTCGCATGTCTGGCTCAGTTTTGTCTTCCACCACTGCAGCGGCGATTGGCACCCGACGGTTCGGCCGCCGCGGCTGGGAGGCAATCAACGCGTTGGTGTATTCGCCAGCCGCAGCCCGTTTCGCCCGAATCCTCTGGGGCTGTCGCTGGTTGAATTATTGTCCATTGAAACGCGTACGGGGGTGGTATTGACTTTTGGCGGCGTTGACCTGCTTGACGGAACACCAGTCCTCGACATCAAACCTTACCTTCCCTTTGTCGAGAGCGAGCCGGCGGCCCGCAGTGGTTTCGTCGAGGGTCCGCCGCCGCAACTGGCGGTCGATTTCAGCAGGCAGGCGGCGATGCAATTGTGCCAGCACGAATCTCGCTGGCCGGACCTGGCGGCGCTGCTGTGTGAGGTATTGGCGCAGGACCCGCGTCCGGCCTACGCGAGCGACCCGCTGCGACGCTATGGCTTGCGTCTTTACGATCTGGAAGTCAAATGGCGTTGTACGGGGATGCGGGCCGTCGTTGAGGAAATTGTCCCGGCCGTGGCCGATTGA
- a CDS encoding IS1595 family transposase, translating to MIAGETVRAAARHCGVHKNTSFRWRHRFLNKLSEAKPSHLHGIVEADETSFLESFKGSRDLPRPARKRGGKAAKRGLSDEQIPVLIARDRTTATTDAVLESANTQEVRAVLEPVLDPDTVLCSDGSAVYVALAKPLHIAHQPVNLSAGIRVVDQGNRMNAIVVNHGK from the coding sequence ATGATCGCCGGTGAAACGGTTCGTGCGGCGGCGCGGCACTGTGGGGTTCACAAGAACACCTCATTCCGCTGGCGGCACCGGTTCCTGAACAAGCTGTCCGAGGCCAAGCCATCGCATCTGCATGGCATCGTGGAAGCGGACGAGACCTCCTTCCTCGAATCGTTCAAAGGCAGCCGCGACCTGCCGCGCCCGGCGCGCAAGCGGGGCGGCAAGGCTGCCAAGCGAGGGCTGTCGGACGAACAGATCCCGGTGTTGATCGCCCGCGACCGTACCACGGCGACCACCGATGCGGTCTTGGAGAGCGCCAATACCCAAGAGGTACGCGCCGTCCTGGAGCCGGTCCTGGACCCCGATACGGTACTTTGCTCCGACGGCAGCGCCGTCTATGTGGCCTTGGCCAAGCCACTTCACATCGCCCATCAACCCGTTAACCTCAGCGCCGGGATTCGGGTTGTGGATCAGGGCAATCGCATGAATGCCATTGTCGTGAACCATGGGAAATAG
- a CDS encoding IS982 family transposase: protein MDDLTETYCLIDDFYKAIEPQLNARLLTDGKRHRSRKCSLSLPELMTLVVLFHQIRYRQFKSFYLNHVCQHLRAEFPQLPTYQRCVEWLQRCAIALAALFEALTGKCSGVSIADSTPIAVCENLRISSHRVFQGMAARGKSSTGWFFGFKLHLVINHLGEWLGVKLTPGNVDDRKPLCDFANRLFGKLYADKGYIAKWLTAFLRNLGIDLVTRVKKNMKPVALTPFDEAMLRQRSLVETVIDELKNLCQVEHTRHRSPINFTVNLLAGLIAYCLMPNKPRLSLQDIRRLSKPPKLIPN, encoded by the coding sequence ATGGACGATCTTACCGAGACTTACTGCCTGATAGACGACTTTTACAAAGCGATCGAACCCCAACTGAACGCCCGGCTGCTGACCGATGGCAAGCGTCATCGGTCGAGAAAATGTAGCCTCTCCCTACCGGAATTGATGACGCTGGTGGTGCTGTTCCATCAGATTCGCTACCGGCAGTTCAAATCCTTCTATCTGAATCATGTGTGCCAACACCTGCGCGCCGAATTTCCCCAGCTTCCGACGTATCAGCGGTGTGTCGAGTGGCTACAACGCTGCGCAATAGCGCTGGCCGCCCTGTTCGAGGCGCTCACGGGCAAGTGCTCCGGAGTGTCGATTGCCGATTCGACCCCCATCGCCGTCTGCGAAAACCTGCGGATTTCTTCTCACCGGGTATTCCAGGGGATGGCGGCGCGGGGCAAGAGTTCTACCGGCTGGTTTTTCGGGTTCAAACTCCATCTGGTCATCAATCACTTGGGCGAGTGGCTGGGTGTCAAACTCACGCCTGGCAATGTCGATGACCGCAAGCCCTTGTGCGACTTTGCCAATCGGCTCTTTGGCAAACTGTATGCCGACAAGGGCTATATCGCCAAGTGGCTGACTGCCTTCTTGAGGAACCTTGGCATTGATCTGGTGACCAGGGTCAAGAAAAACATGAAGCCCGTCGCCCTGACTCCCTTCGACGAGGCGATGCTACGGCAGCGATCCCTCGTGGAAACCGTCATCGACGAACTGAAAAATCTCTGTCAGGTAGAGCACACCCGCCATCGCTCGCCCATCAATTTCACCGTCAATTTGCTGGCCGGCCTCATCGCCTATTGCCTCATGCCAAACAAACCCAGACTGTCGCTGCAGGACATCCGCCGGCTCTCCAAACCCCCAAAACTTATCCCGAACTGA
- a CDS encoding AAA family ATPase, producing the protein MLALCDSLNLPFIAQSDVAAAQEAAGQESAYSDFLEGLLQAETAGRQVRKQNMLTRLAGFPAIKTLEEFDDSFAAGVKRSQIDELAGLAFVERNENVVLVGPSGVGKTPLAIALGDRAAQAGIKTRFTTAADLLLTLSVAHAQNPLKAVLHRAIAAYRLLIIDEIGYLPMSREQAHLFFQVIAARYEKGSLIVTRNLPFGQWEATFAQDATLTAALLDRLLHHAQIVPIAGESYRLKRQRQAGMVPARKATAGG; encoded by the coding sequence ATGCTTGCGTTGTGCGACAGCCTGAACCTGCCGTTCATTGCGCAGAGCGACGTCGCTGCCGCCCAGGAAGCCGCCGGGCAGGAAAGCGCCTACAGCGACTTTCTCGAAGGTCTGCTGCAAGCGGAGACCGCCGGACGGCAGGTGCGCAAGCAAAACATGCTGACGCGTCTGGCCGGATTCCCGGCAATCAAGACGCTGGAGGAATTCGATGATTCCTTCGCCGCCGGCGTCAAAAGGAGCCAGATCGACGAACTAGCCGGTCTGGCCTTCGTCGAGCGCAACGAGAACGTCGTCCTAGTCGGCCCCTCCGGGGTGGGCAAGACCCCTCTCGCGATCGCTCTGGGTGATCGCGCCGCCCAGGCCGGCATCAAGACCCGTTTCACCACTGCCGCCGACCTCCTGCTGACCCTCTCGGTCGCGCACGCACAAAACCCGTTGAAAGCGGTCCTGCACCGGGCGATCGCGGCTTACCGCCTGCTCATCATCGACGAAATCGGCTATCTGCCGATGAGCCGCGAGCAGGCCCACCTGTTCTTCCAGGTCATTGCCGCGCGCTACGAGAAGGGCAGCCTGATCGTCACCCGCAATCTGCCGTTCGGCCAGTGGGAGGCCACCTTTGCCCAGGATGCCACGCTGACGGCCGCCTTGCTGGATCGTTTGCTGCACCACGCGCAGATCGTACCGATCGCCGGAGAAAGTTACCGGCTCAAACGTCAGCGGCAGGCCGGAATGGTTCCGGCCAGAAAGGCAACCGCCGGGGGATAG
- a CDS encoding CbiX/SirB N-terminal domain-containing protein, protein MPRTALILFAHGARDPEWAEPMRRVCAAVREQAPELRVELAFLESIKPDLRACVESLIAECWERILVVPMFIARGGHLKRDVPLLLEELRQRHPQTCFELAPAIGEAEPIVQAMARHALALASR, encoded by the coding sequence ATGCCACGAACCGCTTTGATCCTTTTCGCCCATGGCGCACGTGACCCGGAATGGGCCGAGCCGATGCGCCGCGTCTGTGCAGCGGTGCGCGAACAGGCGCCCGAACTGCGTGTTGAACTGGCCTTTCTCGAGTCCATCAAACCAGATTTGCGCGCGTGCGTTGAATCACTGATCGCCGAATGCTGGGAACGTATCCTGGTTGTGCCGATGTTCATCGCTCGCGGTGGACATCTGAAGCGAGATGTGCCGCTGCTGCTCGAAGAACTGCGACAGCGTCATCCGCAGACGTGCTTTGAACTCGCGCCTGCGATTGGCGAGGCCGAGCCCATCGTTCAGGCCATGGCCCGGCATGCGCTGGCGCTCGCCAGTCGCTGA
- a CDS encoding M61 family metallopeptidase, producing MRPMHIRYSIRPSRPAAHLLEVRCTLATPDPAGQRFAMPAWIPGSYLIRDFARHIVAIRAETAGKMVALTKIDKHSWQAAPVGKGVALTVICEVYAWDLSVRAAHVDQTHAFFNGSSVFLRALGHEHLPCLVYIQRPIGRDFEAWRVATALTPACDQTSQRHAFGLYRAANYDELIDHPVEMGTFTLATFTACGVPHEIAISGRHDCDLARLTADLQRICEWQIRFFGEPAPMPHYVFLVTAVDDAYGGLEHRASTALLCARDDLPYPGMRGTPKRYRSFLGLCSHEYFHAWNVKRIQPAAFSSYNLDAENYTTLLWAFEGFTSYYDDLALLRCGLIPLKDWLALVARTIDKVHDNPGRQRQTLAESSFDAWTKYYRPDENTPNAVVSYYTKGALVALALDLKLRAETSNRISLDDVMRALWQRHGQGEQRCGIGDEDIRLLAEELSGLDLEHFFAEAIHGTTDVDLAQLLRPFGIRLKRSAISTNPSLGVRTSSDGSEVRLTTVYEDSPAQVAGLSAGDLLLAIDGLRVTPSTFDRLLSRRQAGEMVHLHAFRRDELMEFTVQLGAPAKDRHQLQLQRKRNSLRKNWLQG from the coding sequence ATGAGGCCTATGCACATCCGCTACAGCATCCGTCCGAGCAGGCCTGCGGCGCATCTTCTCGAAGTGCGCTGCACGCTTGCCACACCCGACCCGGCCGGGCAGCGTTTCGCAATGCCGGCCTGGATCCCCGGCAGCTACCTGATTCGTGACTTCGCGCGCCACATCGTCGCGATTCGTGCCGAGACCGCTGGCAAAATGGTCGCGCTAACCAAGATCGACAAACATAGCTGGCAGGCTGCACCGGTTGGCAAGGGTGTGGCGCTTACCGTCATCTGCGAGGTCTACGCCTGGGATCTCTCGGTACGCGCTGCGCATGTCGACCAGACACACGCCTTTTTCAATGGCAGCAGCGTATTCCTGCGCGCCCTCGGTCATGAACATCTGCCATGTCTGGTCTATATCCAGCGGCCGATCGGCAGGGACTTCGAAGCCTGGCGTGTCGCCACTGCGCTCACCCCGGCATGCGACCAGACTAGCCAGCGACACGCTTTCGGTCTCTACCGAGCCGCCAACTATGACGAATTGATCGATCACCCGGTCGAAATGGGCACTTTCACGCTGGCCACATTCACGGCCTGCGGTGTCCCGCACGAGATCGCCATCAGCGGGCGTCATGACTGCGACCTGGCGCGCCTGACCGCCGACCTCCAGCGTATCTGTGAATGGCAGATCCGCTTCTTCGGCGAACCGGCACCGATGCCGCATTACGTTTTCCTGGTCACCGCCGTCGACGATGCATATGGCGGACTTGAGCATCGGGCTTCGACGGCGCTGCTCTGCGCCCGCGACGATCTGCCCTACCCTGGCATGCGCGGCACACCGAAGCGCTATCGCAGCTTTCTCGGTCTGTGCAGCCACGAGTATTTCCACGCATGGAACGTCAAGCGCATCCAGCCTGCAGCATTCTCGTCCTACAATCTCGATGCCGAGAACTACACCACCCTGCTCTGGGCCTTCGAGGGTTTCACCTCGTACTACGACGACCTGGCGCTACTACGCTGCGGCCTGATCCCGTTGAAAGACTGGCTGGCGCTGGTCGCCAGGACGATCGATAAGGTCCACGACAACCCCGGTCGGCAGCGGCAAACGCTTGCCGAGTCGAGTTTCGACGCCTGGACGAAATACTACCGGCCAGACGAAAACACCCCGAATGCAGTGGTCAGCTACTACACCAAGGGAGCGCTGGTGGCGCTGGCACTCGACCTGAAGCTGCGCGCCGAGACCAGCAACCGGATTTCACTGGACGACGTGATGCGCGCGCTCTGGCAACGCCATGGCCAGGGTGAGCAGCGCTGCGGCATTGGCGACGAGGACATCCGGCTGCTCGCCGAAGAACTGTCCGGCCTCGACCTCGAGCACTTTTTCGCCGAAGCCATCCATGGCACGACCGACGTGGACCTGGCGCAATTGCTGCGGCCCTTTGGCATCCGGCTGAAGCGTTCGGCAATCTCCACCAACCCGTCGCTCGGCGTGAGAACCAGCAGCGACGGCAGCGAGGTCCGATTGACGACAGTCTACGAAGACAGCCCGGCGCAGGTCGCCGGACTGTCGGCCGGCGACCTGCTGCTGGCGATCGATGGCTTGCGAGTCACGCCATCGACCTTCGACCGCCTGTTGAGTCGCCGTCAGGCCGGCGAAATGGTCCACCTGCATGCCTTTCGACGCGACGAACTGATGGAATTCACGGTTCAACTCGGCGCGCCGGCCAAGGATCGCCACCAGTTGCAGTTGCAGCGAAAACGCAACTCCCTGCGCAAGAACTGGCTGCAGGGGTAG
- a CDS encoding HAD-IA family hydrolase — MFEAVLFDLDGTFADTAPDLAAALNRLRSDLGLAALPAARLRSLTSQGVRGMLKAGLDMQPGDPDYAEFHDRFLLYYSQDICVGTTVFPGIDELLGGFERRGSPWGIITNKAQRFTLPLLNQLGYAKRAACVVSGDSARRAKPAAQPMQLACALISREPARCLYVGDDLRDIQAGRAVGMATVAVRYGYLGDGAPIEAWGADHLVDDAREIAALAGIY; from the coding sequence ATGTTTGAAGCGGTCCTGTTCGACCTTGACGGAACTTTTGCCGATACCGCTCCGGATCTGGCGGCGGCACTCAACCGCTTGCGCTCTGATCTCGGCTTGGCAGCGCTTCCGGCGGCCCGCTTGCGTTCCCTCACTTCTCAGGGCGTCCGGGGCATGCTGAAGGCGGGACTCGACATGCAGCCGGGCGATCCGGACTATGCGGAGTTCCATGATCGCTTCCTGCTCTATTACAGCCAGGACATCTGCGTCGGGACGACGGTTTTCCCGGGGATTGACGAACTGCTTGGCGGCTTTGAGCGCCGCGGTTCGCCGTGGGGAATCATCACCAACAAGGCGCAACGCTTCACCCTGCCGCTGCTGAACCAATTGGGTTACGCCAAACGTGCCGCCTGCGTGGTCAGCGGCGACTCTGCGCGGCGTGCCAAGCCCGCAGCCCAGCCGATGCAGCTGGCATGCGCGCTGATTTCAAGGGAGCCCGCGCGCTGCCTTTACGTCGGTGATGACTTGCGTGACATCCAGGCTGGTCGGGCCGTCGGTATGGCCACAGTGGCGGTGCGCTACGGCTATCTTGGCGATGGCGCCCCGATCGAGGCCTGGGGTGCCGATCATCTCGTCGATGATGCCCGGGAGATCGCCGCGCTGGCTGGCATCTACTGA
- a CDS encoding ISNCY family transposase, which translates to MALFGMHQIPCAPQIRNLLDPVSPEHVTPLLMEIGEALHRLGGLANHRLLAGSFAVALDGVEYFSSSAISCPNCSTRPQANGQTRHFHVAVTPVLVAPGQESVFPLPPVFATPQDGHSKQDCERAASGRWLQQWAPRIAPWGVTFLGDDLYCHQPFCEEVRAQGCHFLFVCLPQSHAPLYEWVSDFERNQTVKTLVTTRWTGRQRLTDTYRYLNDLPLRDSNDALLVGWCELTTTDAKGQVLYQNAWATSHRVTSENVMTLVTTGRSRWKIENENNNTLKTKGYHFEHNYGQGKQHLSSLLATLIILAYLVHTVLDCLDQRYRAIRAQLPSQRTFFEHLRALVQYLPFRSWDHLFDFMLDALKPVPRKAKGQPNTG; encoded by the coding sequence ATGGCTTTGTTCGGCATGCATCAGATTCCCTGCGCTCCTCAGATCCGCAACCTGCTGGATCCGGTTTCTCCCGAGCACGTCACGCCGCTGTTGATGGAGATAGGGGAGGCGCTCCACCGATTGGGCGGGTTGGCGAATCACCGCCTGCTCGCTGGAAGCTTTGCAGTGGCTCTGGATGGGGTGGAATACTTCTCCTCGTCGGCGATTTCCTGTCCGAATTGCTCCACGCGCCCGCAGGCCAATGGCCAGACGCGCCATTTCCATGTCGCCGTCACCCCGGTCCTGGTCGCGCCGGGGCAGGAGTCGGTCTTTCCGCTGCCCCCCGTGTTCGCCACTCCGCAGGATGGGCACAGCAAGCAGGACTGTGAACGGGCGGCCAGTGGGCGCTGGTTGCAGCAATGGGCGCCGCGTATAGCGCCCTGGGGCGTGACCTTCCTGGGCGATGACCTTTACTGTCACCAGCCCTTCTGCGAAGAGGTGCGGGCACAGGGCTGTCACTTCCTTTTCGTCTGCCTGCCCCAGTCGCACGCCCCCCTTTACGAATGGGTCAGCGATTTCGAACGCAACCAGACGGTCAAGACCTTGGTCACGACCCGCTGGACGGGCAGGCAACGCCTGACCGATACCTATCGCTACCTCAATGATCTGCCGCTGCGCGACAGCAACGATGCGCTCCTCGTCGGCTGGTGCGAACTCACCACGACCGATGCGAAGGGTCAGGTGCTCTACCAGAATGCCTGGGCCACCTCGCACCGGGTCACCTCCGAGAACGTCATGACGCTGGTCACAACGGGCCGCAGTCGTTGGAAAATCGAGAACGAAAACAACAACACGCTCAAAACCAAAGGCTACCACTTCGAACACAACTACGGGCAGGGTAAACAGCACCTATCCTCGCTGTTGGCGACCCTGATCATCCTCGCCTATCTGGTGCATACCGTTCTCGACTGCCTGGACCAACGCTATCGGGCCATACGCGCCCAGTTGCCCTCGCAACGGACCTTCTTCGAGCATCTGCGGGCACTCGTTCAATACCTCCCTTTCCGATCCTGGGACCACCTCTTCGACTTCATGCTCGACGCCCTCAAGCCAGTGCCCCGTAAAGCCAAGGGCCAGCCAAACACCGGCTAG
- a CDS encoding glutamate/aspartate ABC transporter substrate-binding protein gives MSPYCRGLMLAATLSASLLSAPVLAQELTGTLKKIKETGVITLGHRESSIPFSYYDDKQQVIGYSQEMMMKAVDAIKAELKLAKLDIKLMPVTSANRITLVQNGSVDLECGSTTNNTERQKQVSFSNTIFIIGTRLMTKTNSGITDFPELAGKNVVTTAGTTSERLLRKMNEDKQMKMNIISAKDHGEAFLTLETGRAVAFMMDDALLYGEMAKAKKASDWVVVGTPQSFEAYGCMLRKDDPAFKKVVDGALAKAMTSGEAEKIYAKWFLQPIPPKGLNLNFPLSEAVKKLFKAPNDKAFE, from the coding sequence ATGAGCCCATATTGCAGAGGTCTTATGCTGGCAGCAACGCTGTCGGCGAGCCTGCTGTCGGCACCGGTTCTGGCGCAGGAACTGACCGGCACGCTGAAGAAGATCAAGGAAACCGGAGTCATCACGCTCGGGCATCGCGAGTCGTCGATACCCTTCTCGTATTATGACGACAAGCAGCAGGTCATCGGCTATTCGCAGGAGATGATGATGAAGGCGGTCGACGCCATCAAGGCAGAGCTGAAGCTGGCCAAGCTTGACATCAAGCTGATGCCGGTGACCTCGGCGAACCGCATCACGCTGGTCCAGAACGGCTCGGTCGACCTGGAATGTGGTTCGACGACCAACAACACCGAACGTCAGAAGCAGGTCAGTTTTTCCAATACCATCTTCATCATCGGCACCCGTTTGATGACCAAGACCAATTCCGGGATCACCGATTTCCCCGAACTGGCGGGCAAGAATGTCGTGACCACGGCCGGTACCACCTCGGAGCGTCTGCTGCGCAAGATGAACGAGGACAAGCAGATGAAGATGAACATCATCAGCGCCAAGGACCACGGAGAAGCCTTTCTGACCCTGGAGACCGGCCGCGCGGTCGCCTTCATGATGGACGACGCGCTGCTCTACGGCGAAATGGCCAAGGCCAAGAAAGCCAGCGACTGGGTGGTGGTCGGCACGCCGCAGTCGTTTGAAGCCTATGGCTGCATGTTGCGCAAGGATGACCCGGCCTTCAAGAAGGTCGTCGATGGTGCACTGGCCAAGGCCATGACCTCGGGTGAAGCCGAAAAAATCTACGCCAAGTGGTTTCTGCAACCAATCCCGCCGAAAGGCCTGAACCTCAATTTCCCGCTTTCCGAAGCCGTCAAGAAGCTATTCAAGGCGCCCAACGACAAGGCGTTCGAGTAA